The following proteins are encoded in a genomic region of Anguilla anguilla isolate fAngAng1 chromosome 15, fAngAng1.pri, whole genome shotgun sequence:
- the vgll3 gene encoding transcription cofactor vestigial-like protein 3, whose protein sequence is MSRLDVVYRQGYGAHRYLPATSAAAAAVAYNAAYFHRQQQTKLCSHSRMQESTDLCSHGKQTQAREQEERRGVAREQAEQGGVAREQAERRGVAKELRPAEAEYLSSRCVLFTYFQGDIGDEVDEHFSRALSQPSVLRAPPGALWREGGRASGQCSGFPSPLWGTACPPQGSPRLSSLHPEFSPSRAFQSPEPAAWAGHGLPQPGVAPPPAAPADSWHYSLGPQGGAGYPHMHNMYPHVHARHAHHHMLHHGHSPALEARFGPLLLPGVRPPGSPAPSCEGRWSEPDAAAHGWPASFHGSVDIYESALDQTKVKAPVWF, encoded by the exons ATGAGTCGTCTGGATGTTGTGTACCGTCAGGGTTATGGAGCTCATCGCTATCTGCCGGCGACATCAGCTGCGGCAGCAGCGGTAGCGTACAACGCGGCGTATTTCCACCGTCAGCAGCAG ACAAAGCTCTGCTCCCACAGCAGGATGCAGGAGTCAACAGATCTGTGTTCGCATGGCAAGCAAACGCAGGccagggagcaggaggagcggaGGGGTGTGGCCAGGGAGCAGGCGGagcaggggggcgtggccagggaGCAGGCAGAGCGGAGGGGTGTGGCCAAGGAGCTGCGTCCCGCAGAGGCTGAATACCTGAGCTCCAGGTGTGTCCTGTTCACCTACTTCCAGGGGGACATCGGGGACGAGGTGGATGAGCACTTCTCCCGAGCTCTGAGCCAGCCGAGCGTGCTACGGGCCCCCCCTGGAGCGCTGTGGAGAG agGGAGGACGGGCGTCGGGACAGTGCAGCGGTTTCCCATCACCCCTCTGGGGTACAGCGTGCCCCCCCCAGGGCAGCCCTCGTCTCTCCTCGCTCCATCCCGAGTTTTCTCCCAGCAGAGCCTTTCAGTCCCCCGAACCGGCAGCGTGGGCGGGGCACGGTCTGCCCCAGCCGGGCGTCGCCCCTCCGCCCGCCGCGCCCGCCGACTCCTGGCACTACTCGCTGGGGCCTCAGGGTGGCGCTGGGTACCCCCACATGCACAACATGTACCCCCACGTGCACGCCCGCCACGCCCACCATCACATGCTGCACCACGGGCACAGCCCCGCCCTGGAGGCTCGATTTGGCCCGCTGCTCCTACCCGGCGTGCGCCCGCctggaagccccgccccttcctgcgAGGGCCGCTGGTCCGAGCCGGACGCCGCTGCACATGGCTGGCCAGCTTCATTCCACGGGTCAGTGGACATTTACGAGTCGG CTCTGGATCAGACGAAAGTGAAGGCGCCTGTTTGGTTCTGA